In Leishmania panamensis strain MHOM/PA/94/PSC-1 chromosome 6 sequence, the following proteins share a genomic window:
- a CDS encoding hypothetical protein (TriTrypDB/GeneDB-style sysID: LpmP.06.0260) produces MWVIFFQGTPHFWLIGGKSYRVGKKDCHIIIQDDRSISRTHLTITVGLQLSTGAGGAGEWAPQPISLLDSSTYGTTIVACGEEADDAETHDTPHSGGASHAGSAGAASSPTLGAGILGLCYAPAATAARKRQRSGMASGCRAQLTLQLTKEVPFHVPVHRSSWHQFTIQLGHHSTALRLVWLDVSVLCEDVDVGVQAKLLDGLSCCGVRQETVPANAQAVSATEMQGSAEGRMCSGLSLSQRSMLLGTPLATPIPACVTAAAAAIDETALSSGVLPCYSTVNFLVTSTVQPSIAVVAMLCRAVPIVTPAFFVAICDRTSPQIPLPDPLHYLPPLSSWWCDFLMPMLPSADESRPCGSDAGGGGVSAAASTFTPPSSTVTAVAGEPAAAASHLRYFAPQPQRRQLFSGVTFILLQRSLYKEVLNYLDSTGARVVWEDGGIPNLSAPLCSSTSSSRAELEALQAFFVRHQRHVLLFNETEPLLPWPGCVNVVRHGLSLCSVEYGTLIDAIVTMRPLPLSAYPADAQMPQTIEEVEARVAAATALLSTSLVSTAQAAEEEHTQDVDEQEGRRTDAQPLFPELRGGGGGSSGTVLQPGSDAGVGYGDVRDSSVYRRPRKEDIDGWVSFGRPATVAPAGTGHSVDSRSNAHATGRTVELHVGPYSLPPYPCFEDANAAPADASASGAAAVEFARGVKPFVKQALPLAEPLVELEHCARRQLAVSMVTARVPTVDAEGIVPEHVVMGSSSLASRVAEATSATFNVFDTVAHHASSRRRGTATRRGARGGGASAAAVRGPADRFRNCTVRAARCRPADSAVSVEDDEDIMMESVEATAPHGGRGEDAFHIFDVDGIF; encoded by the coding sequence ATGTGGGTCATTTTCTTCCAGGGCACGCCGCACTTTTGGTTGATCGGCGGGAAGTCCTACAGAGTCGGCAAGAAGGACTGCCACATCATCATTCAAGATGACCGCAGCATCAGCCGCACGCACCTCACCATCACCGTAGGATTGCAGTTGTCCACGGGGGCTGGTGGCGCCGGGGAGTGGGCCCCTCAGCCCATTTCACTGCTCGACTCCTCCACCTACGGCACCACCATCGTGGCATGCGGAGAGGAGGCCGACGACGCCGAAACACATGACACCCCACATAGCGGGGGTGCTAGCCACGCCGGCAGTGCCGGGGCTGCGTCATCTCCTACACTGGGGGCAGGTATTCTTGGGTTGTGCTACGCCCCCGCTGCAACCGCAGCCcgcaagcggcagcgctcagGCATGGCCTCGGGCTGCAGGGCACAGCTTACCCTGCAGCTGACCAAGGAAGTTCCTTTCCATGTGCCGGTGCATCGCTCCTCCTGGCACCAGTTTACCATTCAGCTAGGCCATCATAGCACTGCGCTGAGGCTAGTGTGGCTGGACGTGTCAGTCTTGTGCGAGGACGTGGACGTGGGAGTGCAAGCCAAGCTGTTGGATGggctgagctgctgcggtgtgcgGCAGGAGACCGtccctgccaatgcccaAGCCGTGAGTGCAACCGAGATGCAAGGCAGCGCTGAGGGACGCATGTGCAGCGGACTTTCCCTGAGCCAGCGGTCGATGTTGCTGGGCACACCTTTGGCGACTCCGATTCCCGCTTGTGTgaccgccgcagccgcggctATTGACGAAACAGCACTCTCCTCAGGCGTTTTACCCTGCTACAGTACGGTGAACTTCTTGGTGACGAGCACTGTGCAGCCCTCGATCGCGGTCGTTGCGATGCTCTGCAGGGCCGTGCCCATCGTCACCCCCGCCTTCTTCGTGGCCATTTGTGACCGCACCTCGCCGCAGATTCCGCTCCCCGATCCGTTGCACTACTTGCCGCCCCTGTCTTCTTGGTGGTGCGACTTCCTGATGCCTATGCTGCCGTCCGCCGACGAATCGCGCCCCTgtggcagcgatgcaggGGGCGGCGGGGTCTCAGCGGCCGCGTCCACTTTCACACCTCCCTCCAGCACGgtgacggcagtggcaggcgagccagcagctgccgcgtcaCACCTGCGCTACTTCgctccacagccgcagcgccgacagctGTTTAGCGGTGTTACCTTTATCCTTCTGCAGAGGTCGCTGTACAAAGAGGTGCTAAATTACCTCGATAGCACTGGTGCCCGCGTGGTCTGGGAAGATGGCGGCATTCCCAATCTCTCAGCCCCACTCTGCTCGTCCACTTCGTCCTCTCGAGCGGAGCTTGAGGCTCTACAGGCATTCTTTGTGCGTCATCAGCGGCATGTGTTGCTCTTCAACGAGacagagccgctgctgccgtggccgGGGTGCGTGAATGTTGTGAGACACGGCCTGAGCCTCTGCAGTGTCGAGTATGGCACGCTCATCGATGCGATTGTGACCATGCGGCCCTTGCCACTGTCAGCGTATCCGGCCGATGCGCAGATGCCTCAGACCAttgaggaggtggaggctcgcgtggcagcggcaacggcatTGTTATCCACCTCGCTCGTCTCCACGGCGcaagcggcggaggaggagcacacgCAAGACGTTGACGAGCAGGAAGGACGCCGGACTGACGCGCAGCCGCTCTTCCCGGAGCtgagaggcggcggtggcggttcTTCGGGTACGGTGCTCCAGCCCGGTAGCGACGCCGGTGTGGGCTACGGTGATGTACGCGACTCTAGTGTCTACCGACGACCACGCAAGGAGGACATAGACGGGTGGGTGAGCTTTGGGAGGcccgccaccgtcgcgccAGCGGGCACCGGGCACTCTGTGGACAGCAGGTCCAATGCGCATGCCACTGGGCGCACAGTGGAGTTGCACGTGGGGCCCTACTCTTTGCCCCCCTACCCGTGCTTCGAGGATGCCAACGCTGCCCCTGCCGATGCGAGCGCaagtggcgccgccgctgtcgaatTCGCACGCGGTGTGAAGCCCTTTGTGAAGCAGGCGCTCCCTCTTGCTGAGCCGCTGGTGGAGCTTGAGCACTGCGCTCGGCGTCAGCTGGCGGTAAGCATGGTGACAGCTCGCGTGCCCACAGTAGACGCCGAGGGTATCGTGCCAGAGCACGTGgtgatgggcagcagcagcctggCGAGTCGTGTTGCGGAGGCGACCAGTGCTACCTTTAATGTCTTTGACACCGTGGCGCACCATGCATCTAGCAGGCGGCGGGGAACGGCTACACGTCGGGGAgcacgcggtggcggcgcttctgctgccgcggtcAGGGGGCCCGCGGATCGTTTTCGCAACTGCACGGTACGCGCCGCGCGGTGTCGTCCGGCGGACAGCGCCGTGTCTGTGGAAGATGACGAGGACATCATGATGGAGTCTGTCGAGGCAACCGCCCCGCACGGTGGTCGTGGCGAGGACGCGTTTCACATATTCGATGTCGACGGCATATTCTGA